From Girardinichthys multiradiatus isolate DD_20200921_A chromosome 3, DD_fGirMul_XY1, whole genome shotgun sequence, the proteins below share one genomic window:
- the LOC124863002 gene encoding trophoblast glycoprotein-like has product MCIFAACVFLGVLFAHYQCLECPFGCECLAVTRTVNCVSMDLLIVPQNIPGDTRNIIITGNNIHKIGPESFTELQNVTNIILNNNRITELASHTFAALTNLRSLDLSGNHLALIHPEALSIPGSPLQELNLSRSLHNFTALTDLVTALRWGRLWGLLHLDLSGNLLALVPPGMFSHVPNLQQLWLRNNSLVAVYTGTFSGMDHLEMLDLTHNAFEAFRAGALQELERLGNAQIFLGNNPYICSCESRDFVTWLNKTKAQVDVDTVRCASPEELANTRLQGLTVQVIGCVIPVLAEVTDLTLGTSYVFLGLVLGFVGMVFLFVLYLNRNGMKKWIIETRDACREVLEGYYYRYEIDSDPRLGHITSQQSHLGQTLSQQLPNDTCIVQGPTETQVKPVATSPAVNS; this is encoded by the exons ATGTGCATTTttgctgcttgtgtttttttggGAGTCCTATTTGCACACTACCAGTGCTTGGAGTGTCCTTTTGGCTGTGAATGTTTAGCAGTCACCCGCACGGTGAACTGTGTCTCTATGGATTTGCTCATAGTGCCACAAAACATTCCAGGAGATACCCGGAATATCATCATCACAGGGAATAATATACATAAAATCGGACCAGAGTCGTTTACAGAACTGCAGAATGTCACTAAcatcattttaaacaataacag GATCACAGAGTTGGCCTCTCACACCTTCGCTGCCCTCACCAACCTGCGCTCCTTGGATCTCAGTGGTAACCATCTGGCACTCATCCATCCAGAGGCACTCAGCATACCTGGAAGTCCCCTTCAGGAGCTCAACCTGAGCCGCTCACTGCACAACTTCACCGCCCTGACGGATTTGGTCACAGCTCTTCGCTGGGGCAGACTCTGGGGTCTCCTGCACCTCGACCTTTCTGGAAACCTCCTGGCCCTTGTACCACCTGGGATGTTCTCCCACGTTCCCAATCTGCAGCAGCTATGGCTCAGGAACAACTCTTTGGTGGCTGTCTACACAGGAACCTTTTCTGGCATGGATCACCTGGAGATGCTGGACCTGACACACAATGCCTTTGAAGCATTTAGAGCTGGTGCTCTTCAAGAGTTAGAGAGACTTGGGAATGCCCAGATCTTTCTTGGTAACAACCCGTACATCTGCTCCTGTGAGAGTCGGGATTTTGTGACCtggctaaataaaaccaaagcccAGGTGGATGTTGATACGGTTAGATGTGCGTCACCGGAGGAATTAGCCAACACCCGGCTACAAGGACTCACTGTCCAAGTCATCGGTTGTGTAATTCCCGTCCTTGCTGAGGTGACTGACCTCACCTTGGGGACGTCCTACGTTTTCCTGGGGCTGGTGTTGGGCTTCGTGGGCATGGTTTTTCTCTTTGTACTCTACCTGAATCGCAATGGTATGAAGAAATGGATCATAGAAACAAGGGATGCATGCCGAGAGGTACTGGAGGGCTACTACTACCGGTACGAGATTGACTCGGACCCTCGGTTGGGTCACATCACATCACAGCAAAGCCATTTGGGACAAACGCTGTCCCAACAGCTGCCAAATGATACTTGTATAGTCCAGGGCCCCACGGAAACACAAGTCAAACCGGTGGCAACCTCTCCTGCTGTGAACTCATGA